The following proteins come from a genomic window of Gallalistipes aquisgranensis:
- a CDS encoding cell division protein FtsQ/DivIB, with the protein MSRVWNIVLGVVGWGVLLAYLVVAARYCSGRQEARVVRQVRVVVRDSARQRVITPGMVRGWLEREGIRTKDMPLAEVDLRRIRELVTGRGYVRDAKVYTDFDGVLHIELSQRHPVARVNTYNGYNFYITDDGYILPLQPHEVLYVPVITGSFTPPFSRTYVGPLSEALPEAQKKSSENYRFFRKLINFVKFIERDDFWRAQIVQIQVSESPAPQGDPAWQEPQVEFVPRAGDHVVGLGPLDDVEAKLAKLLDFYRDALAYEGWDGPKYINLKFRNQVICTK; encoded by the coding sequence ATGAGTCGCGTGTGGAATATCGTTCTGGGAGTCGTGGGCTGGGGGGTGCTGCTGGCCTATCTGGTCGTGGCCGCACGCTACTGCTCCGGCCGTCAGGAGGCCCGGGTGGTGCGTCAGGTGCGCGTCGTGGTGCGCGACAGCGCCCGCCAGCGCGTTATCACGCCCGGTATGGTGCGGGGCTGGCTGGAGCGGGAGGGAATCCGGACGAAGGACATGCCGCTCGCCGAGGTGGACCTCCGCCGCATCCGTGAGCTGGTGACGGGCCGCGGGTACGTACGCGACGCGAAAGTGTACACCGATTTCGACGGCGTACTGCACATCGAATTGAGCCAGCGGCATCCCGTGGCGCGGGTCAACACCTACAACGGCTACAATTTCTACATCACCGACGACGGGTACATCCTGCCGCTCCAGCCCCACGAGGTGCTTTATGTGCCCGTGATTACGGGCAGTTTCACCCCTCCCTTCTCCCGCACCTATGTGGGTCCCCTGTCGGAGGCACTGCCCGAAGCCCAAAAAAAATCATCTGAAAATTACCGGTTTTTCCGGAAACTGATTAATTTTGTAAAATTCATAGAGAGAGATGATTTCTGGCGTGCCCAGATCGTCCAGATCCAGGTGTCTGAGAGTCCCGCTCCGCAGGGTGATCCCGCGTGGCAGGAGCCTCAGGTTGAGTTTGTTCCGAGGGCCGGAGACCACGTGGTGGGGCTCGGGCCGCTGGACGATGTGGAGGCCAAGCTCGCCAAGTTGCTGGATTTTTACCGGGATGCGCTGGCGTACGAGGGCTGGGACGGGCCGAAATACATCAATCTGAAATTTAGGAATCAGGTGATCTGTACAAAATAA
- a CDS encoding UDP-N-acetylmuramate--L-alanine ligase: MEFERVYFVGIGGIGMSALARYFLHEGKAVAGYDRTETALTRALAGEGAAVHYEDRVDSIPLPFRSPGGTLVVYTPAVPDDHAELNYFRGHGFEVVKRSQALGHLSRGKYVMAVAGTHGKTTTSTLTAWLDHEAAAPGGEPGAGGGSAFLGGISRNFGSNLVLGTGRRLVVEADEFDRSFLRLTPDAAVITAADADHLDIYGTHEAVKEAFSQFVDRIVPGGALVIKQGVEIALRNAGIRVFRYSFDTPCDFYARNVILLDGGHYRFDLVCPDRVIGGCTLGVPGWVNVENAVAAVALMWVAGFDEERLRGALARFEGVKRRFEFYINTPSQVYMDDYAHHPRELEAAITSVRKMFPGRRLTVLFQPHLYTRTRDLYREFAAALSLADEAVLLPIYPARELPIEGVDAELIGRCLTVPWRVVSRERVAGELAGMETDVVVSFGAGNIENCCPAIAEELRKKVKQ, translated from the coding sequence ATGGAGTTCGAAAGAGTCTATTTCGTGGGTATCGGGGGAATCGGGATGAGCGCCCTGGCCCGTTATTTCCTGCATGAGGGGAAAGCCGTGGCCGGTTACGACCGGACGGAGACGGCGCTCACCCGGGCTTTGGCCGGAGAGGGTGCCGCGGTGCATTACGAGGACCGTGTCGATTCGATCCCCCTGCCGTTCCGTTCGCCCGGCGGAACGTTGGTGGTCTATACGCCCGCCGTCCCGGACGACCATGCCGAGTTGAATTACTTCCGGGGCCACGGTTTCGAAGTGGTGAAACGTTCGCAGGCGCTGGGCCATCTGAGCCGGGGAAAGTACGTGATGGCCGTGGCCGGCACTCACGGTAAGACGACCACTTCTACGCTCACGGCGTGGCTCGACCACGAAGCGGCGGCTCCGGGCGGGGAGCCCGGTGCGGGCGGCGGAAGCGCTTTTCTGGGGGGTATATCCAGAAATTTCGGCAGCAACCTGGTGCTCGGTACCGGCCGGAGACTGGTCGTGGAGGCGGACGAATTCGACCGTTCGTTCCTGCGGCTGACGCCCGACGCGGCGGTCATCACGGCCGCCGATGCCGACCATCTCGATATTTACGGAACGCACGAGGCCGTGAAGGAGGCTTTTTCCCAGTTCGTGGACCGCATCGTGCCGGGCGGTGCGCTGGTTATCAAACAGGGTGTGGAGATCGCGCTGCGGAATGCCGGAATCCGGGTCTTCCGCTATTCGTTCGATACTCCGTGCGATTTCTATGCCCGCAATGTGATCCTGCTCGACGGGGGGCATTACCGGTTCGACCTGGTTTGTCCCGACCGCGTGATCGGTGGATGCACGCTCGGGGTCCCCGGCTGGGTGAACGTAGAGAATGCCGTGGCCGCCGTGGCTCTGATGTGGGTGGCCGGTTTTGACGAGGAGAGGCTGCGCGGGGCGCTGGCGCGATTCGAAGGGGTGAAGCGGCGGTTCGAGTTTTATATCAACACTCCGTCGCAGGTTTACATGGACGATTATGCCCATCATCCGCGGGAGCTGGAAGCCGCCATCACTTCGGTGCGGAAGATGTTTCCCGGGCGGCGGCTCACCGTCCTGTTCCAGCCGCACCTGTATACCCGGACCCGCGACCTGTACCGGGAGTTCGCCGCTGCCCTTTCGCTGGCGGACGAGGCGGTGCTTCTGCCGATCTATCCGGCACGGGAGTTGCCTATCGAGGGGGTGGATGCGGAGTTGATCGGGCGGTGTCTTACCGTGCCGTGGCGCGTCGTGTCCCGGGAGCGTGTCGCCGGGGAACTGGCCGGCATGGAGACGGACGTGGTGGTGAGCTTCGGTGCGGGAAATATCGAGAATTGCTGCCCCGCCATTGCGGAAGAGTTGCGTAAAAAAGTGAAACAATAA
- the murG gene encoding undecaprenyldiphospho-muramoylpentapeptide beta-N-acetylglucosaminyltransferase: protein MYRIILSGGGTGGHIYPAVAVAEALRRRLGDRVELLFVGAEGKMEMEKVPALGYRIVGLPVAGLQRKLTLQNLALPVKVWKSLRRARRTIRDFGADAVAGFGGYASAPVLWSAQRMGIPTLIQEQNSYAGVTNKILAAKARKICVAYDGMERFFPAGRIVMTGNPLRGTFSGQTESGRAALRAEALHYFGLEEDKPVLLVVGGSLGTRTLNDMMKRWVDAITAAGEIQVIWQTGKYYEREMSEFMSARSDRGIWRGAFIERMDLAYAAADLVMSRSGAGTVSELCLIGKPALFVPSPNVAEDHQTKNARALVEKNAAEMIPDCEAVEHGIPAAIALLKDDARRCELAGNILKLARPDAADRIADEILMMIEGK, encoded by the coding sequence ATGTACAGAATCATATTGAGCGGAGGAGGGACCGGCGGACATATCTATCCGGCCGTGGCGGTGGCCGAGGCGCTTCGGCGTCGCCTGGGCGACCGGGTGGAACTGCTTTTCGTGGGTGCCGAGGGGAAAATGGAGATGGAGAAGGTCCCCGCGCTGGGATACCGGATCGTGGGGCTGCCCGTGGCCGGGTTGCAGCGTAAACTGACCCTGCAGAATCTGGCGCTGCCCGTCAAGGTGTGGAAGAGCCTGCGCAGGGCCCGCCGGACGATCCGCGATTTCGGGGCGGACGCGGTGGCGGGGTTCGGCGGCTACGCCAGTGCCCCGGTGCTGTGGAGTGCACAGAGGATGGGAATTCCCACCCTGATCCAGGAACAGAACTCCTATGCGGGGGTGACCAACAAGATACTGGCAGCGAAGGCGCGGAAAATCTGTGTGGCGTACGACGGCATGGAACGTTTTTTCCCTGCCGGACGGATCGTGATGACGGGCAATCCCCTGCGCGGCACCTTTTCCGGGCAGACTGAATCCGGCCGTGCGGCGCTGCGGGCCGAAGCCCTGCACTATTTCGGCCTGGAGGAGGACAAACCGGTGCTGCTGGTCGTCGGCGGAAGCCTGGGCACGCGTACGCTCAACGACATGATGAAACGCTGGGTGGACGCGATCACCGCCGCAGGAGAGATTCAGGTGATCTGGCAGACGGGAAAGTATTACGAACGGGAGATGTCCGAATTCATGTCCGCACGGAGCGACCGGGGTATCTGGCGCGGGGCCTTCATCGAGCGGATGGATTTGGCCTACGCCGCTGCCGATCTGGTGATGTCGCGGTCGGGGGCGGGCACTGTGTCGGAGCTCTGTCTGATCGGGAAGCCGGCCCTGTTCGTCCCCTCGCCCAATGTGGCGGAGGATCACCAGACCAAGAACGCCCGTGCGCTGGTGGAGAAGAACGCCGCCGAGATGATTCCCGACTGCGAAGCCGTGGAACATGGTATTCCGGCCGCGATCGCCTTGCTGAAGGACGATGCGCGGAGGTGTGAACTGGCCGGCAATATCCTGAAACTGGCCCGGCCCGATGCGGCCGACCGGATCGCGGACGAAATATTGATGATGATAGAAGGTAAATAG
- a CDS encoding FtsW/RodA/SpoVE family cell cycle protein: MQEREKTAVRPLSERIFGGDKVLWVILAALAVVSLLVVYSSTASMAYRKAGGDTAHYFMNQLKFIGLGFVVIYLVHRINYQVYARFARLGFLVALGAMALTFVVGVNLNDASRWIRIPGVGLTFQPSDFLKVTLVMVLAQQLAQRQTVIQKIPILPQFSVSGWTKNGRRNRDILFDTTIPLLLPVVLACGAIFFSNFSTSAITFFTCWVMLYIGRVRVRELWRLVGIVVVVIALALAFMSAAGIGRAETWMNRLKDYAGIGTEQVDEKSDDNLQVEQAKIAIASGGIFGKGPGNSTQRANLPHSYSDFAYAFIVEEYGVVGAVVVLVLYLWIFFRTILIFQKCGTAFPSLLVLGLGLMIVLQALFNMLVSVNLFPVTGQTLPLISLGGSSLLFTSLALGMILGVSRQTQERSLDRPRGESLLETK, from the coding sequence ATGCAGGAAAGAGAAAAGACGGCCGTCAGACCGCTTTCGGAGCGGATTTTCGGGGGCGACAAGGTGCTGTGGGTGATCCTCGCGGCGCTGGCTGTCGTCTCCCTGCTGGTCGTGTACTCTTCCACGGCGTCGATGGCCTACCGCAAGGCGGGAGGCGACACGGCCCATTACTTCATGAACCAGTTGAAGTTCATCGGCCTGGGGTTCGTGGTGATCTATCTCGTCCATCGGATCAACTACCAGGTGTACGCCCGTTTCGCCCGGCTCGGATTTCTGGTGGCGCTGGGAGCCATGGCCCTGACGTTCGTGGTGGGTGTCAACCTGAATGACGCTTCGCGCTGGATACGGATTCCGGGCGTGGGGCTCACCTTCCAGCCGTCCGATTTTCTGAAGGTGACGCTGGTGATGGTGCTGGCCCAGCAGTTGGCCCAGCGGCAGACGGTGATCCAGAAAATTCCGATCCTGCCCCAGTTTTCCGTCAGCGGCTGGACGAAAAACGGCCGCCGGAACCGCGATATTCTTTTCGATACGACGATCCCCCTGCTTCTTCCCGTGGTCCTGGCCTGCGGGGCGATCTTCTTTTCCAATTTCTCCACTTCGGCCATCACCTTTTTCACCTGCTGGGTGATGCTCTATATCGGGCGGGTGCGGGTGCGCGAGCTCTGGCGCCTGGTGGGAATCGTGGTCGTGGTCATCGCTCTGGCATTGGCCTTCATGTCGGCTGCCGGAATCGGCCGGGCCGAAACGTGGATGAACCGGCTGAAGGATTATGCGGGAATCGGTACCGAGCAGGTGGACGAGAAGTCGGACGACAACCTGCAGGTCGAACAGGCGAAGATCGCCATCGCTTCGGGCGGAATCTTCGGCAAGGGGCCCGGCAACAGTACCCAGCGGGCCAACCTGCCCCACTCCTACTCCGATTTCGCCTATGCCTTTATCGTGGAGGAGTACGGTGTCGTGGGAGCGGTGGTGGTGCTGGTGCTCTACCTGTGGATATTCTTCCGGACGATTCTGATTTTCCAGAAGTGCGGGACGGCGTTCCCGAGCCTGCTGGTGCTCGGGCTGGGGCTGATGATCGTATTGCAGGCGCTCTTCAACATGCTGGTGTCGGTGAACCTCTTTCCGGTGACGGGGCAGACCCTGCCGTTGATCAGTCTGGGCGGTTCGTCGCTGCTCTTCACCTCGCTGGCACTGGGCATGATCCTCGGGGTGAGCCGCCAGACCCAGGAGCGCTCGCTCGACAGGCCGCGCGGAGAGTCGCTGCTGGAGACGAAATAG
- the murD gene encoding UDP-N-acetylmuramoyl-L-alanine--D-glutamate ligase gives MKRVVVLGGGESGYGSAILAKVKGFDVFLSDKGKIADKYKAQLEKWGIPYEEGTHTEELILNADEAVKSPGIPDKAPMVKALREAGIPVVSEIEFAGRYTHARKICITGSNGKTTTTSLTYRMLKDGGMKVALGGNIGESFAYTVAVAEDEEGRRTARRLGVEVPETPEWYVLELSSFQLDGVHGFRADVAVLMNITPDHLDRYEYRMQNYVDSKFRVIRNMGPEDTFIYSDDDPVIAGELGKYPMTMRRLPFSVKRNERPGASLYGGTFTATDGTFTVEMETARMRIKGIHNTYDAMAATLAALSAGVEPDSIRRTLESFAGVEHRLEPAGELDGVLYVNDSKATNVDSVWYALESMTRPVVWIAGGTDKGNDYGPLMDFAREKVKALVCMGLDNDKLKKSFSGIVPVIYDTDSLEDAMNAARAAAVPGDTVLLSPACASFDLFRNYEDRGERFKAWVKERTGKQQQ, from the coding sequence ATGAAGAGAGTGGTCGTGCTGGGAGGCGGCGAGAGCGGATACGGCTCGGCAATCTTGGCGAAGGTGAAGGGTTTCGATGTGTTTCTTTCCGACAAGGGAAAGATCGCGGACAAATATAAGGCGCAGCTGGAGAAGTGGGGGATTCCCTACGAGGAGGGTACCCATACGGAAGAGTTGATTCTGAATGCGGACGAGGCGGTCAAAAGCCCCGGAATTCCGGACAAGGCCCCTATGGTGAAGGCCCTGCGGGAGGCTGGGATTCCGGTCGTCTCCGAAATCGAGTTTGCGGGACGCTACACGCATGCGCGGAAAATCTGCATCACCGGCTCGAACGGGAAGACGACCACCACGTCGTTGACTTACCGGATGCTGAAGGACGGCGGAATGAAGGTGGCGCTCGGCGGCAATATCGGCGAAAGTTTCGCCTATACGGTGGCCGTGGCGGAGGATGAGGAGGGACGCCGGACGGCCCGGAGGCTGGGGGTCGAGGTTCCCGAAACTCCGGAATGGTATGTGCTGGAATTGAGTAGTTTCCAGCTTGACGGGGTGCACGGTTTCAGGGCCGACGTGGCCGTGCTGATGAACATTACGCCCGACCATCTCGACCGCTACGAGTACCGGATGCAGAATTACGTGGACAGCAAGTTCCGCGTGATCCGCAATATGGGGCCGGAGGATACTTTTATATATAGCGACGACGATCCCGTGATCGCCGGAGAGTTGGGAAAATACCCGATGACCATGCGCCGTCTCCCTTTCTCCGTGAAACGGAACGAGAGGCCGGGCGCTTCGCTCTACGGCGGAACCTTCACGGCGACGGACGGAACGTTCACGGTGGAGATGGAGACGGCCCGGATGCGGATCAAGGGAATCCATAACACCTACGATGCCATGGCGGCCACGCTGGCGGCCCTTTCGGCGGGCGTCGAACCGGATTCGATCCGGCGGACGCTGGAATCCTTCGCCGGGGTGGAACACCGGCTGGAACCGGCGGGCGAACTGGACGGCGTACTCTATGTCAACGATTCGAAGGCCACGAACGTCGATTCGGTGTGGTATGCCTTGGAGAGCATGACCCGGCCCGTGGTCTGGATCGCCGGAGGAACCGACAAGGGGAACGACTACGGCCCCCTTATGGACTTCGCTCGGGAAAAGGTGAAGGCGCTGGTCTGCATGGGGCTCGATAACGACAAACTGAAAAAGAGTTTTTCGGGCATTGTTCCTGTAATATATGATACCGATTCGCTCGAAGACGCAATGAATGCCGCCCGTGCTGCGGCCGTACCGGGCGATACGGTGCTGCTCTCTCCCGCCTGTGCCAGTTTCGACCTGTTCCGGAATTACGAAGACCGGGGCGAGCGGTTCAAGGCGTGGGTGAAAGAGCGGACCGGGAAACAGCAACAGTAA
- the mraY gene encoding phospho-N-acetylmuramoyl-pentapeptide-transferase has protein sequence MIYHLLNYLERYMDIPGAGMFQYLSFRAAMAIILALVIGMVFGQRIIRLLQRKQIGEEIRNLGLEGQMQKKGTPTMGGLIILTSILVPILLFGDLTNVYVILMIVSTVWLGAIGFLDDYIKVFRRRKEGLKGRFKVVGQIGLGVIVGTVMCFNSHIVVKEKLDRRTADAEVAYVVDEGKPRPVFVGEGEKSTKTTIPFIKNNEFDYHWLVPGDSHREDVLTWIIYIVVAIFVITAVSNGANLTDGLDGLAAGVSAPVVVVLGILAYLSGNVIYADYLNIMYIPSSGELLVFAGAFAGALLGFLWYNCYPAQVFMGDTGSLAIGGIIAVFALLIRKELLLPILCGVFLVESLSVMMQVGYFKYTKRKYGEGRRILLMSPLHHHYQKKNFPESKIVVRFWLVQLLLAAIALVTLKIR, from the coding sequence ATGATCTATCATTTACTCAACTATCTGGAGCGTTATATGGACATCCCCGGCGCGGGTATGTTCCAGTATCTGTCGTTCCGGGCCGCCATGGCCATCATTCTGGCGCTGGTGATCGGCATGGTCTTCGGCCAGCGTATCATCCGCCTGTTGCAGAGGAAACAGATCGGCGAAGAGATCCGCAATCTCGGACTGGAGGGGCAGATGCAGAAGAAGGGTACTCCTACGATGGGCGGTCTGATTATCCTGACCTCGATCCTGGTGCCGATCCTGCTGTTCGGCGACCTGACGAACGTCTACGTGATCCTGATGATCGTTTCGACCGTGTGGCTGGGGGCGATCGGTTTTCTGGACGATTATATCAAGGTGTTCCGCCGCAGGAAAGAGGGGCTGAAAGGCCGCTTCAAGGTCGTGGGACAGATCGGTCTGGGAGTCATCGTCGGAACGGTGATGTGCTTCAACTCCCATATCGTGGTCAAGGAGAAGCTCGATCGCCGTACGGCCGATGCCGAGGTGGCCTATGTGGTGGACGAGGGAAAACCCCGTCCCGTTTTCGTGGGCGAGGGGGAGAAGTCGACCAAGACGACCATTCCCTTCATCAAGAACAACGAATTCGATTACCACTGGCTGGTGCCGGGCGACAGTCACAGGGAGGACGTGCTGACGTGGATCATTTACATTGTCGTCGCCATTTTCGTCATCACGGCCGTTTCGAACGGGGCCAACCTGACGGACGGTCTGGACGGCCTGGCGGCCGGGGTGTCGGCTCCGGTCGTGGTGGTGCTCGGCATACTGGCCTACCTTTCCGGCAACGTGATCTATGCCGATTATCTGAATATCATGTATATCCCCTCCAGCGGGGAGTTGCTGGTCTTCGCGGGGGCGTTCGCCGGGGCCCTGCTGGGGTTCCTGTGGTATAACTGCTATCCTGCGCAGGTGTTCATGGGCGATACGGGAAGCCTGGCGATCGGAGGGATCATTGCGGTGTTCGCCCTGCTGATCCGCAAGGAGCTGCTGTTGCCGATCCTCTGCGGCGTTTTCCTGGTGGAGAGTTTGTCGGTGATGATGCAGGTGGGGTATTTCAAGTACACGAAACGCAAGTACGGCGAAGGGCGCCGCATCCTGCTGATGTCTCCCCTGCACCACCATTACCAGAAGAAAAATTTTCCGGAATCGAAAATCGTGGTGCGTTTCTGGCTCGTACAGCTCCTGCTGGCGGCCATCGCACTGGTAACGCTTAAAATACGGTAA
- a CDS encoding UDP-N-acetylmuramoyl-L-alanyl-D-glutamate--2,6-diaminopimelate ligase produces the protein MEMLSEILNDVEVLSRAGAADAEVTSLGFDSRRVVPGQLFFAVCGVQSDGHDYIEKALDAGAVAVVCQRMPPSVRPGVAYVQVEDTNAAMGRIASAFYGNPSAKLRLVGVTGTNGKTTTVTLLYDLFRGLGYKAGLISTVVYRVDGREIPSTHTTPDAIRLNEMMADMVEAGCEYCFMEVSSHSIVQHRIEGLTFAGGIFTNITHDHLDYHKTFAEYIRAKKLFFDGLSRRAFALVNIDDRNGRVMVQNTQAQVKTLSLRSMADFRCRIVEMLFDGMLLRFDADEVWVRFLGRFNAYNLLSVYAAAILLGADRGEVLTRLSSLGPVNGRFEYLRSGDGVTAIVDYAHTPDALQNVISTINEIRTPEQKLYVVVGCGGNRDATKRPEMAHIAASESDLAVLTSDNPRLEDPEAILAQMKAGVQPGDRYLSITDRREAIRAAVMMASAGDIVLVAGKGHETYQDAGGVKHHFDDKEEVRDAFALRTGGKQA, from the coding sequence ATCGAAATGTTAAGCGAAATTCTGAATGACGTGGAGGTCCTCTCCCGGGCCGGAGCGGCCGATGCCGAGGTCACTTCGCTGGGATTCGACTCCCGGCGAGTGGTGCCCGGCCAGCTCTTTTTCGCCGTGTGCGGCGTGCAGTCGGACGGCCATGACTACATAGAGAAAGCGCTCGACGCGGGTGCGGTCGCCGTGGTCTGTCAGCGGATGCCTCCGTCCGTCCGTCCCGGCGTGGCCTACGTGCAGGTGGAGGACACCAATGCGGCGATGGGGCGTATCGCCTCCGCCTTTTACGGAAATCCCAGCGCGAAGCTCCGGCTCGTGGGCGTGACGGGTACCAACGGCAAGACGACGACCGTCACCCTTCTCTACGACCTTTTCCGGGGGTTGGGATACAAGGCGGGCCTGATCTCCACGGTGGTTTACCGCGTGGACGGGCGGGAGATCCCCTCGACCCACACCACGCCCGACGCGATCCGGCTCAACGAGATGATGGCCGACATGGTGGAGGCCGGATGCGAATACTGCTTCATGGAGGTGAGTTCCCACAGCATCGTGCAGCACCGGATCGAGGGGCTGACCTTTGCCGGGGGCATATTTACCAACATCACGCACGACCATCTGGATTATCATAAGACTTTCGCGGAGTATATCCGGGCCAAGAAACTGTTCTTCGACGGGTTGTCCCGCCGGGCTTTCGCGCTCGTCAACATCGACGACCGGAACGGCCGGGTGATGGTGCAGAACACGCAGGCACAGGTGAAGACCCTTTCGCTGCGGAGTATGGCCGATTTCCGCTGCCGGATCGTGGAGATGCTCTTCGACGGTATGCTGCTCCGGTTCGATGCCGATGAAGTGTGGGTGCGTTTCCTGGGGCGGTTCAACGCCTACAATCTGCTGAGCGTCTATGCCGCGGCGATCCTGCTGGGGGCTGACCGAGGGGAGGTGCTCACCCGCCTCAGTTCGCTGGGGCCTGTGAACGGCCGTTTCGAATATCTGCGTTCGGGGGATGGCGTGACGGCCATCGTGGACTATGCCCACACGCCGGATGCCCTGCAGAACGTCATCTCTACGATCAACGAGATCCGTACGCCGGAACAGAAACTCTACGTGGTGGTGGGATGCGGCGGCAACCGCGACGCGACCAAACGGCCCGAGATGGCGCACATCGCCGCCTCCGAATCCGATCTGGCCGTGCTCACCTCCGACAATCCCCGCCTGGAAGACCCCGAGGCGATTCTGGCCCAGATGAAGGCGGGCGTGCAGCCGGGCGACCGCTATCTTTCGATCACCGACCGCCGGGAGGCGATCCGGGCTGCCGTGATGATGGCTTCGGCGGGCGACATCGTGCTGGTGGCCGGGAAGGGACACGAAACCTACCAGGATGCGGGCGGAGTGAAGCACCATTTCGACGACAAGGAGGAGGTGCGTGACGCATTCGCGCTGCGCACGGGAGGAAAACAGGCATAA